ATACAAAGAGTAATGAAATTTCCTTCATGAGGAATTTGGTTGAACAGATGGGACACAATCCCTTTATCATCGACGTGGGAGCCAGAGTCTCTCCCGCAATGAAACCGGATATCACGGCACTGGAAGTGGCCCGGTCTGCGGGTGTCAATATCAAGTCTCTCATGGAACTGTCAAAGCTTGAAATGATTGAGATCCTGAAGTCAGGGATAAAAAATGTTGTCCGGGATCTTTTTAATCAGAAGCGGATTAACGGCATCCTTTCCATAGGTGGCCTTCAGAATACAGTGATTGCCGTTGAAGGCATGATGGAACTCTCCATCGGATTTCCCAAGATCATGGTGTCTACCGTAGCCAGCGGCAAGCGGTCCTTTGAATCGATTGTAGGATCAAAGGATATCATCGTTATTCCGTCAATTGTGGATTTTACCGGCTCCAATATGATTTCAGATACGATTCTGACCAATGCCGTCGCCGCCATGGTCGGTATGGTTGAAAAGGCGGGGAAACCAATTGATCCTACGGGGAAATTCATCATCGGAGCGACCCTGATGGGTGTTGTCAATGATGGTGTCGCCGGGGCTGTCGAAAAGGTCAGAAATGAAGGATTTGAGGTTTTAAGTTTTCACTCCACAGGAGTAGGCGGAGGAATCATGGAAGAGCTGATCCGTTCAGGAATGATCCACGCCGTCATGGATTTTTCTCTGCATGAAATGGTCTGTGAATGCTTCGGAGGTTATTCCTCCGGATCGGATAATCGGCTGGTGGCAGCCGGTGAAGCAGGAATACCTCAGATCATCGCCGTGGGGGCTGTGGATTTTCTGGACTATGAGACAGGTAATATACCCATCTCTCTGGAAGATAGAAAATATTTGAAGCATAATGCCGGGCTCTATCATATAAAGGCAAAAAAAGAGGAAATTCTCAAAGTCGGGAATCTCATTGCCCATCGTTTAAATGAAGCAAAGGGGCCTGTGACAGTGCTTCTGCCTCTCCGAGGATTCCGGCAGGCTACGGAGATCGGAGAGGCTTTATATGATCCGGAAGTGGATGCGGCACTTATAGAGTTTCTCAAAAAAGAGTTGAAACCTCATATCAGAATTGTAGAAATTGACAGCAACATAAATGGAGATGGATTTATCGATGTGGCTGTGAAGGAAGTATTGAATCTTATCTCTGACAATACTGAAAGGAAAGGATGAGAACCATGCCGAAACTGCCCAAGGATGATCTTGTTATCCGCTGTGCTTACCTTTTTTACAAGGAGAGACTCAACATAAAAGGCGTCGCTGAACGATTGGATATATCCCGTTTTAAAGTCTCTAGATATTTGAAAGAAGCTGAAGACGCCGGGATTGTAGAAGTCAGATTCAATATTCCCGATCTGCAGTATCAGTCACTGGCCATGGATATAGAAGAAATATTCCCTGTCAAACGGGTTGTGATCGTTCCCGTCTCAGCTGATATGAGTTCAGAGGATGTCAGGAGATCTGTAGGCCATAAGGGAACAGAAATTCTTAAAGAATTTCTGAATGATCTTTCCATTGGTGTCACCTGGGGAAGAACCATCGCAGATATGGTGCAGGATCTACCTGAAAGAGAGGTACAGTGCACATCCATAGCGGAATTGACAGGCGGTTTTGGAATGATCAGTCCTAAAATTTCAACCAGTTCTCTGGCTCCTCTGTTGGCCCAGAAGACGAATGCCCTCTGCTACCAGATGCATGGCCCGATACTCTCCAGTAATGTGACAATCGCACAGAGTCTTCTGTCGGACAACTCGATTGTACGAACCCTCAATGTGTCCAGAAAATGCGATGTCGCCATATTCGGTATGACTCCACTGAATAAGAATGCACTGCTCTACCGGTCAGATCTGATAACAGAACAGGATATTGAATATTTAAAAGGAAAGGGTGTCCTCGGAACGATTCTCGGCAGGTTTTTTAATGCCTCAGGGGAAGAAGTGGAGACTCCTTTTAAAGATCAGGCTGTTTCGATCAGCTGGAATAATTTTCTGAATATACCGGAAAGAATGGCTCTGATCGGGGGTGTGGAAAAAGCAAAATGCATTAGGAGCCTTATGAAAGCAGGAATTATGACCACGGTGATCATGGATAGTATAACCGCCAAAGCGGTATTGGAAGAAACCGATAGTAAAGGATCAGAAAATGAGTTATGAGAAAATAAAATCAGACATGAGAATGGCAGCTCAGAGAGCCTATGATATAAAACTTCAGTCTGGGGACGGTGGAAATCTGAGCGTCAGAGTTCCCGACCAGGATATGCTTCTGATCAAAGCCTCCGGGTGTTCCTTCGGTGAAATGAATGATGAAAATATCGTTCTCATCGATTTTGACGGTCAGATTGTTCTGGGTGATAAAATACCATCCCGTGAATATATGACCCATGTGGCGATCTATAAAGAACGCGGGGAAGTGCTGGCTATATTTCACAGCCACTCCCCCTGGTGTACTTCTGTTGCTGAGAAATTCGATACAATCCCCCCTATCTCACTCCCTCTGGAAATGAAAATTGGAAAAGTCCCTGTCCTGGATATGGGAGACAATCATGCCGATCAGGAAGTTGCAGATTCCGTCCGGCAATTCCTGAGAACGAATAGAGATATCACTTGTTTTATTCAGAAAAGACATGGTCTGTTTTCTTTTGGCAGCAACATTATCAAGGCAGAACACAATGCGGAACTGATGGAGGAAGGTTCGCAGGTAGGGTTTCTTGCAAGTATGAAAATTTAAATAACATAAAAATACAGACCAGATAACTTCAAAAACAATCCGGTCCATAGATGAGTTCTAAATCCTAAATACCAATAATACTCAGGAGTTTACGTATGAAACATGAAAAAGCTTTCTTTTCTAAATGGGAAGATCTAGATCAGGAGAAATATCTCATCCTGGATTACTACTTTGAATCAACAATTGATCCCTATGTGGCGGCAGCTCATCTCTGTCAGGAACAATCCACGGCCCAATGGAAGAGAGTCGATGTGGATGAGGATCTGAGACCTCAATTCGGCTCAAAAGTCATCGATCTGCAGGTTGAAAGACAGCCTGAAACTCCCTCCCTGCCCTATCAGGTCGAGACCTGGGAAAAACTCTGGGGAGCCCGTGTTAAAATTGCTTACCCCATTGCGAATTTCGGCCCCAGAATCCCCAATATGCTCACGGCTGTAGGAGGAGAAGGTGTCTACTACAGCCCTGGGATTTACGCCATAAAACTCCATGACATAATTTTCCCCCATGAATATCTTGAACAGTTTGAAGGTCCGAAGTTTGGTATCGAAGGGCTCAGAGAGTGGACCGGAGTTTATGACCGGCCCTTCTTTCTCGGAGTGATCAAACCCAATATCGGGCTGGCCCCGGAACCTTTTGGAGAGCTGGCCTATAAAAGCTGGATGGGTGGGTTGGATATTGCCAAAGACGATGAACTTCTCTGTGATACGGAGTGGTCCCCCTTTGCTGAAAGAACAAGGGTACTCGGCCGCTTAAGAAAAGAAGCTGAAGAAAAAACAGGGAAGCGCTGTGTCTATCTGGCGAATATTACTGATGAGGTAGACAAAATGGTGGAACTCCACGATATCGGCGTGAAAAACGGAGCAGATATGCTCATGATAAATGCCATGTGTACAGGACTGTCCGCTGTCCGGATGGTTCGGAAGCACACAGAAGTCCCCCTCGTGGCCCATTTTGATTTTATTGCTCCTTTTACAAAAGCCCCTTTTTATGGCGT
The genomic region above belongs to Oceanispirochaeta sp. and contains:
- a CDS encoding Tm-1-like ATP-binding domain-containing protein, which produces MKKTIALLASLDTKSNEISFMRNLVEQMGHNPFIIDVGARVSPAMKPDITALEVARSAGVNIKSLMELSKLEMIEILKSGIKNVVRDLFNQKRINGILSIGGLQNTVIAVEGMMELSIGFPKIMVSTVASGKRSFESIVGSKDIIVIPSIVDFTGSNMISDTILTNAVAAMVGMVEKAGKPIDPTGKFIIGATLMGVVNDGVAGAVEKVRNEGFEVLSFHSTGVGGGIMEELIRSGMIHAVMDFSLHEMVCECFGGYSSGSDNRLVAAGEAGIPQIIAVGAVDFLDYETGNIPISLEDRKYLKHNAGLYHIKAKKEEILKVGNLIAHRLNEAKGPVTVLLPLRGFRQATEIGEALYDPEVDAALIEFLKKELKPHIRIVEIDSNINGDGFIDVAVKEVLNLISDNTERKG
- a CDS encoding sugar-binding transcriptional regulator, which translates into the protein MPKLPKDDLVIRCAYLFYKERLNIKGVAERLDISRFKVSRYLKEAEDAGIVEVRFNIPDLQYQSLAMDIEEIFPVKRVVIVPVSADMSSEDVRRSVGHKGTEILKEFLNDLSIGVTWGRTIADMVQDLPEREVQCTSIAELTGGFGMISPKISTSSLAPLLAQKTNALCYQMHGPILSSNVTIAQSLLSDNSIVRTLNVSRKCDVAIFGMTPLNKNALLYRSDLITEQDIEYLKGKGVLGTILGRFFNASGEEVETPFKDQAVSISWNNFLNIPERMALIGGVEKAKCIRSLMKAGIMTTVIMDSITAKAVLEETDSKGSENEL
- a CDS encoding class II aldolase/adducin family protein, encoding MSYEKIKSDMRMAAQRAYDIKLQSGDGGNLSVRVPDQDMLLIKASGCSFGEMNDENIVLIDFDGQIVLGDKIPSREYMTHVAIYKERGEVLAIFHSHSPWCTSVAEKFDTIPPISLPLEMKIGKVPVLDMGDNHADQEVADSVRQFLRTNRDITCFIQKRHGLFSFGSNIIKAEHNAELMEEGSQVGFLASMKI
- a CDS encoding RuBisCO large subunit C-terminal-like domain-containing protein; the encoded protein is MKHEKAFFSKWEDLDQEKYLILDYYFESTIDPYVAAAHLCQEQSTAQWKRVDVDEDLRPQFGSKVIDLQVERQPETPSLPYQVETWEKLWGARVKIAYPIANFGPRIPNMLTAVGGEGVYYSPGIYAIKLHDIIFPHEYLEQFEGPKFGIEGLREWTGVYDRPFFLGVIKPNIGLAPEPFGELAYKSWMGGLDIAKDDELLCDTEWSPFAERTRVLGRLRKEAEEKTGKRCVYLANITDEVDKMVELHDIGVKNGADMLMINAMCTGLSAVRMVRKHTEVPLVAHFDFIAPFTKAPFYGVHSRVITKLQRLSGCDMVIFSGLGDRMKTPQNEVMENINSCTDDMGPIKKSLPIPAGSQWAGSFGPLYKMMGHRDFAVVPGRAVFGHPSGPTAGAISLHQGWEATAKGIPLEEYAKNHKELAQAIKQFTGKEIEQ